DNA sequence from the Gordonia polyisoprenivorans genome:
CAGGTGTCCTCATGTTTGCCGGACGCCCGTACGGTATTGCGCCGCTCGACCCTGACGCCGTTGGAATCCGCCTGGCTCGAGCACCGGCCCTCGGGAGACGATGTGGGGCATGGAGAAGATCCTGATCGTCGTCGGAGCGATTCTGCTCATCGTTGCCGTCACCGAATTCGCTCCGCGTATTCGCGTGCCCGCGGCGCTGGCGCTGGTGGTGATCGGTGCTGCCATCGGCATCATGCCGATCGTCCCGGCCCTGCACCTGGACCCGGAGTGGATTCTCGTCGGCGTGCTCCCGCCGCTGCTCTACGCCGCAGCCGTGCAGATGCCGGCGATGGAGTTCCGACGCGACTTCGGGACGATCAGCGCGCTGTCGGTGCTGCTCGTGCTGGTCAGCGCGCTGGCTCTCGGGTTCTTCTTCTGGGCGGTGGTTCCCGGGATCGGATTGGCCACCGGGGTGGCGCTCGGGGCCATCGTCAGTCCCACCGACGCGGTGGCCACATCGATCGCCAAGAAACTCGGGGTGCCCTCGCGCGTGACCGCGGTGCTCGAGGGCGAGAGCATGCTCAACGACGCCACCTCGCTGGTGCTGTTGCGGGCCGCGATCGCCGCCACGGCCGCGACCATCTCCTTCTGGGGAGTACTGGTCAACTTCGTGTACGCCGTGGTGGTGGCTGTGGCGATCGGCGCGGTCATCGGGATGCTCAATCTGCGCGTGCGGGCCCGGGTCCACGACCCGGCCGTCAATACGGCGATCTCATTCACCGTCCCGTTCCTGGCGTATCTGCCCACCGAGGAACTGGGTGCATCGGGATTGGTCGCGGCCGTCACCGCCGGGCTGATCACCGGCGCCGGGGCGGCGCGTTTCCTCACCCCACGCCACCGCATCTCCGACACCCAGAACTGGCGCATGATCGCGATGCTCGCCGAGGGCGGCGTCTTCTTCCTCATGGGCCTGGAGTTGTTCGGCCTCATGGGAGACGTCGTCAACGAACACAACGGGGTACAGCACGCAGTCTGGCTCGGCCTGGCCGCTCTCGGGGTGGCGTTGGCGATCCGGGCCGTCTACATCGTGCCGCTGGTGTGGTGGGTCGATCGGCGTCGACAACGCGGCGAGGCGATGCGGCCGATTCTGGAGAACTACACCGCGACCGCCACGGCCGGGACGTCGAGACGTGATGACGCCCGGGTCCGCCGACGCTTCACGCGGTGGCGACGCCGGTTCCGTCTCCGTCGCCACCCCGACCCGGACAAGATCGCGCCGACGACGATGTCGCCGGAGACCGCGGGTCGGATCAACGCGCGGATCACCCGGGCGCTGGCCGACATCGACTACTACGACGACGCGCCGCTGGGTCGTAAGGAGGGCGTCATCATGGTGTGGGCGGGACTGCGCGGCGTCGTCACCGTCGCCGCCGCACAAACCCTGCCCGACGACACCCACTCCCGATCGCTACTGGTGCTGACGGCGTTCGTGGTGGCGGCCGCGTCCTTGCTCCTCCAGGGCGGGACGCTGTCGTGGCTGATCCGCAGACTGCGACTGCCCGACACCGTCGAGGACAAACGGGCCGAACGCCTGCGGTTGCGCGCCGAGATGGACGCCACCATGCAGACCGCGATGGCGCAATCGGAGATGGTGCGTGAGATCCCTTGGCTGCGTGCGCGTATCGAGCAGGCCACTCGTGAGGCCGAGGACGTCGGTGGCGACGACGGGGACATGAACGACGGGGACATGAATGACGGGGACATGAATGACGGGGACATGAATGACGGGGACATGAATGACGGGGACATGAACGACGGGGGTGGGGAGGGTGGGAACCGCGACGGTGGGCCCGCCATCGGGACGGGCGCCACCTACGGCCTGAACCTCGCCGAGCGCGCGCAGATGCGGGCGGTGCGCCGGGAGATCATCGCGGTCCAGCGTGCGCGACTGCTGAGTTTGCGCCGCGAGGGCAGTTATTCCTCGGCGGCGCTGTCGCGAGTCCTCAATCAGCTCGACGCCGAGGAGATCAGCCTCGAGCTCCAGGGCGGCTGAACCCGGCGTCAGCGTCGGGAGTCGAAGGGTAACAACGCCATTTCTCTGGCATTGCGGATCGCGGTGGCGACCTGGCGCTGTTGCTGCGGCGTCAGCCCGGTGACCCGGCGCGGCCGGATCTTGCCGCGATCGGAGATGAACTGCCGGAGCGTCTCGATGTCCTTGTAGTCCACCGGATCCCGACCGGTCGGGTGTATGCCCATGGCGGTCAGCTTGTTTCGTGGTCGTTGCGGGGTTTCGTCGCGGCGCTTGCCGCGCTTGGTGTTCGACGGGGGCATGGATGTCCTCCTCAGGGTGACGGATGTAGAAGGTGTGGGCCGGTGTCGGTGTGCGAGGTCACCAGCTGGACTTGGCGATCCCCGGCAGCTCGCCGCGATGTGCCAACTCGCGGAAGCGGACTCGGGACAGGCCGGCCTTGCCGATGTATCCCCGGGGACGGCCGTCGACGGCGTCGCGGTTGCGGATGCGCACCGGGCTGGCGTCGCGGGGCAGTGCCTGCAGGCGGCGACGGGCGTCGTCACGCTCCTGTGGGCTCGCGGTCGGATCGGCGATGACGCGTTTGAGGTGCGCGCGCCGTTCGGCGTAGCGGGCGACGATCTCCTTGCGCTTCTCGTTCTTGATGATCTTCGATTTCTTGGCCATCAGCGGTCCTCCTTGAAGTCGACGTGCCGTCGAACGATCGGGTCGTATTTCTTGAGGACCATGCGATCGGGATCGTTGCGGCGGTTCTTGCGGGTCACGTAGGTGTATCCGGTACCGGCCGTCGAGCGGAGTTTGACGATCGGGCGGATTTCGTTGCGTGCCATCAGATTTTCTCCCCGCGAGCGCGGATCTCGGCGACGACGGCCTCGATGCCGCGCCGATCGATGGTCTTGATGCCGCGGGCACTGACCCGCAGCGTGACGTGGCGGTCCTCGCTCGGTAGATAGAACCGGCGTCGTTGGATGTTGGGATTCCAGCGGCGATTGGTCCGCTTGTGTGAGTGCGACACCGACTTGCCGAATCCGGGTGTTGCGCCGGTGACCTGGCAACGCGCAGACATGCACACCTCCTTATTGAAAACGATTGGCGTTAGAACCCGCAGAAGGCTACCGTGAAAGCCCAGTAAATGAAAATTGTTGCCAACAATGGAAGGGGTGATCGAGATCGACCCGCACTTGCCCGGGGTCCCCGAGCCGACGCGCCGCCGGACACCGGTCACGCTCGTCACCGGGCTCGACTCCGCCGCGGTCGGGCGTGCAGCCCACGCACTCGTGATGGTCGGCACGGTGGTGGTGCACCACGATCTCGGGGCCATCGCCTCGGGTCGAGTGATCCGCACCGTCACCTCGGTCAGCCCCGACGGATGCGCTGTCGAGCAGATCACCGAGGTCGTCCTCGAGCACGGCTGCGTCTCCTGCACGCTGCGTGAGGACCTGCTGCCGCTGCTGCGACGGTTGCATCAGCGCGATTCCGTCGACGAGATCGTGCTGCGGCTCGACCCACTCGTCGAGCCCGAAGCCCCGAGCTGGGCCATCGACAACGTCATCGTCGCCGACATGCCCGGCTTCGTCGACGGTCCGGCCGGTCGCGATGTCGAGATCTCCGCGACCATCGCCTGTGTCTCGGAGATGGGATGGCTCGAGGACGCCACCGGCGACGTCACCCTGGCCGAGGCGGGGATGGGGGTCGACGACGACGATCGCACGCTGGCCCAGCTCGCGGTCGGTCAGGTCGCCTTCGCCGACGCGTTGATCATCCAGGCCGCCGACCCGGTCATGCGCGACGCGTGGCAATCGGCCCGGCTGATGGCGGTACTGCGCAGGGTGGCGCCGCGCGCACCGATCCTCATGGAACTGCCGCAGCGCCGCATGACCGCGGTCACCGTCATGCAACTCCTGCGCGCGATCCCGGAGGATGCGCGTCGCGGCCGGATCGACGGCCCACACGATCCACTGCTGCGTCACCAACCTCCGCTGGTCGACGAATGTGGGGTCGGCATCGTCGAATTCAACGCCGATCGTCCGTTCCATCCCGAGCGGCTGCACGACGCGCTCGACGCACTCCTCGACGGCGTCGTCTGTGCCCGAGGTCGACTGTGGCTGGCGACCCGCCCCGACCAGGCGTTCTGGTTGGAGTCGGCGGGGGAGGCGCTGAAGGTGGCCGAGGGCGGCCGGTGGCTGGCCGCCATGGACGCCGACGAGCAGGCCGCAGAGGATCCGGAACGCCGGGCGATGGCGGCACTGCGCTGGCATCCCGAACACGGCGACCGGCACAGCGCACTCGTCGTCATCACCCATCGCGCCGACCCCGACCACATCCGACACGCCCTCGACGGCGCCCGCCTCGACGACCACGAGATGGCCGCCGGCCCCCGGGCATGGGCGCATTTCCCCGACCCCTTCGGTACCGAACACACCGATCCGTGCGACGACCTGACCCTCGGTGACCCCGCACTCGCCGACCACACCGACATCCCTCGAGAGGACCACCCATGAAACCCGGAATCCACCCCGACTACCACCCGGTCGTCTTCCGCGACGCCTCCACCGGCACCGCGTTTCTCACCCGCTCGACGATCACGTCGGAGGCCACCGTCGAGTGGTCAGACGGCAACACCTACCCGCTGGTGGTCGTCGACGTGACCAGCGACTCACACCCCTTCTGGACCGGGGCGAATCGGCTCGTCGACACGCAGGGCCGGGTCGAGCGTTTCCGCCGC
Encoded proteins:
- the mrf gene encoding ribosome hibernation factor-recruiting GTPase MRF, whose translation is MEGVIEIDPHLPGVPEPTRRRTPVTLVTGLDSAAVGRAAHALVMVGTVVVHHDLGAIASGRVIRTVTSVSPDGCAVEQITEVVLEHGCVSCTLREDLLPLLRRLHQRDSVDEIVLRLDPLVEPEAPSWAIDNVIVADMPGFVDGPAGRDVEISATIACVSEMGWLEDATGDVTLAEAGMGVDDDDRTLAQLAVGQVAFADALIIQAADPVMRDAWQSARLMAVLRRVAPRAPILMELPQRRMTAVTVMQLLRAIPEDARRGRIDGPHDPLLRHQPPLVDECGVGIVEFNADRPFHPERLHDALDALLDGVVCARGRLWLATRPDQAFWLESAGEALKVAEGGRWLAAMDADEQAAEDPERRAMAALRWHPEHGDRHSALVVITHRADPDHIRHALDGARLDDHEMAAGPRAWAHFPDPFGTEHTDPCDDLTLGDPALADHTDIPREDHP
- the rpsN gene encoding 30S ribosomal protein S14, which gives rise to MAKKSKIIKNEKRKEIVARYAERRAHLKRVIADPTASPQERDDARRRLQALPRDASPVRIRNRDAVDGRPRGYIGKAGLSRVRFRELAHRGELPGIAKSSW
- a CDS encoding type B 50S ribosomal protein L31 — encoded protein: MKPGIHPDYHPVVFRDASTGTAFLTRSTITSEATVEWSDGNTYPLVVVDVTSDSHPFWTGANRLVDTQGRVERFRRKYGDRANRAKRTSATGPE
- the rpsR gene encoding 30S ribosomal protein S18, with the translated sequence MPPSNTKRGKRRDETPQRPRNKLTAMGIHPTGRDPVDYKDIETLRQFISDRGKIRPRRVTGLTPQQQRQVATAIRNAREMALLPFDSRR
- a CDS encoding cation:proton antiporter; the encoded protein is MEKILIVVGAILLIVAVTEFAPRIRVPAALALVVIGAAIGIMPIVPALHLDPEWILVGVLPPLLYAAAVQMPAMEFRRDFGTISALSVLLVLVSALALGFFFWAVVPGIGLATGVALGAIVSPTDAVATSIAKKLGVPSRVTAVLEGESMLNDATSLVLLRAAIAATAATISFWGVLVNFVYAVVVAVAIGAVIGMLNLRVRARVHDPAVNTAISFTVPFLAYLPTEELGASGLVAAVTAGLITGAGAARFLTPRHRISDTQNWRMIAMLAEGGVFFLMGLELFGLMGDVVNEHNGVQHAVWLGLAALGVALAIRAVYIVPLVWWVDRRRQRGEAMRPILENYTATATAGTSRRDDARVRRRFTRWRRRFRLRRHPDPDKIAPTTMSPETAGRINARITRALADIDYYDDAPLGRKEGVIMVWAGLRGVVTVAAAQTLPDDTHSRSLLVLTAFVVAAASLLLQGGTLSWLIRRLRLPDTVEDKRAERLRLRAEMDATMQTAMAQSEMVREIPWLRARIEQATREAEDVGGDDGDMNDGDMNDGDMNDGDMNDGDMNDGDMNDGGGEGGNRDGGPAIGTGATYGLNLAERAQMRAVRREIIAVQRARLLSLRREGSYSSAALSRVLNQLDAEEISLELQGG
- the rpmB gene encoding 50S ribosomal protein L28; the encoded protein is MSARCQVTGATPGFGKSVSHSHKRTNRRWNPNIQRRRFYLPSEDRHVTLRVSARGIKTIDRRGIEAVVAEIRARGEKI
- the rpmG gene encoding 50S ribosomal protein L33 — encoded protein: MARNEIRPIVKLRSTAGTGYTYVTRKNRRNDPDRMVLKKYDPIVRRHVDFKEDR